Within Caproicibacterium argilliputei, the genomic segment GCTTTTTGCGTTGTGCGGTGCGCGACTTGTTCCGTACGGCAGGATGTGCTATACTTCTCCTTGTTCCCAAAGAGAACACGGAACAGAAAAGAGGGTGCAGGGCTGTGAAAATCACCTATACGGAAAATGATTTGCGTGTGGAAGAATATGAATCCCTGCGTGCGCAGGTGCAGTGGAAGCCCTTTACCCGGCGGCAGTCCGCCGCTGCCCTGCAGAACAGCCTGTATGTGCTGTGCGCGCGCACGGAAACGGGGGAGCCGGTCGGCATGGGGCGCATTGTCGGCGACGGTGCCACCATTTGCTATGTGCAGGATCTGGTGGTGGTGCCGGCGTGCCGCTGCCGGCACATTGGCACCGAGCTGATACACCGCCTGCGGGCGTATGTGCGCACGCTGGTGACCGGCGGCGAAACCATGCGGCTGTGTCTGATGTGCGCACTGGGCCGCGAGGGATTTTACGAAAACTGTGGGTTCCTTACGCGCCCAACGCCAGAACTTGGCCCGGGCATGATCAGCTGGCTGCAGGCGGAGCATACATGAGGTCTTGCCATTTCTGTATGCCTATGCTATGATGGAGTCTACTTTTAAGTGAAGTGCAGTATCCGAAAAAAGCCGCCGAACAAAACTGGTTTGCCGGCTATGTATCTTGTGGCCGGATTTTCGTTCGTGCGGAAATCCGGCAGAGGAGGAACGAGACGAAATGAACGTTTTGGTGATTGGGTGCGGCCGCTTGGGTGTGCGGCTTGCTGCGCTGCTGGATGAGCGCGGACACGAGGTGGCTGTGGTGGATGAGTCTGCTGCCATGCTTGCCCATCTGCCGGAAGATTTCAGCGGACTGGCGGTAACCGGTATGCCCATGGACATGGCGGTATTGAAAAGCGCCGGTATCGAAAACTGTGACGCGGTGGCGGTTGTCACGCCGGATGATAATCTGAACATTACCATTTCTCAAGTGGCACGGGAGTTCTTTCATATCGACAATGTGGTGGCGCGCATTAGTGACCCTTCCCGCGAAAGCGTTTTTGCGGCGTTTGGCCTGCACACGGTGTGCCCAACCAAAATGGCGGCGACATCCATTTATAATGCCATTACCGAGCCGTGGGAAAACCGTCAGCTGACCTTTGGCACAGCGTCGGTGGCTTTCCGTGTGTGGGAAGCAGACCATGCGCATCAAGGCAGGCTGCTGCAGGAGGCACCGCATTTTTCGGAGGAAGCGGTTTTCGCGGTTGTGCGGGCAAACGGCAGCATGGAGCTGGCACAGCCGAATCAGTTTGACCAAAAGCTCAATGAGGGGGACCACGTACTTCTGGCCTCCGTTACGGATTAAGGGGGCACAGACATGAATGTTGTCATTTTAGGGGGCGGCAAACTGGGCCGTCAGCTTGCCCGCAATATGTTGGACCGCAAGAACACCGTGCACTTGATTGAAAAGGATAAGCTGCGCTGTATGCATCTTGCCAATGAGCTGGACATTGAGATTATTTGTGGGGACGGCACCGAGATCGAGGTGCTGCGCCGGGCGCAGACAGAGCACGCGGACTGCTTCCTGGCGGTCGGCGGCAGCGACCAGGACAATCTGGTGGCGTGCCAGCTTGCCAAGAAGGAGTTTGGCGCGCAGAAGGTGATTGCACGCGCGAACGACCCGCGCAACCTGCCTGTTCTGCGCACCCTCGGCACAGAGCTTGTTGTCAGCAGCACGGAAATTATTACAAACCTGATTGAACAGGAAGTGGATATGGCAGAAATGCATATGCTGGCTACCCTGAACAAGGGTCGCGCGGCGATTTCCGCAGTTACCCTGCCAGACAACACGGAACTGGAGGGCGTGGCGCTGAAAGATTTGAGCCTGCCCGCCGGTTCGCTGCTCATTTCTGTGGTGCGCGGCGAAACCATGATGGTTCCTAACGGCGACACCATGTTTCAGCCGGGCGACGAAATCGTTGCGGTCTGCGAGGGTGCTTCACAAAGGAAACTGCAGGCGCTGCTGACCGCCACCCGCGGTTGAGGCGAAACGGTTCTATTTAAAAAGAAATATAAAAGTCCGCTGCGGTTCTTCCGAACCTGCAGCGGACTTTTTTGCTGTTTTGCGGCTTTTTCAGCCGACGATAATTTTTCCTTCCGGCAGAACACTGTCGGCGTGCAGATGACCGCGCCGCAGCGAAATGGCAAGGCCGAGGGAAAGCGGCCCCACACGGCCAATGTACATCATGAGAATCAGCGCAATTTTAGACACAGCCGACAAACGCGGTGTCACACCGGCAGATAATCCTACAGTGCCAAATGCACTGGTCGCTTCAAACAGCGCGTCAACACCGTTAATCTGTGGGTCAAATGTGGTGATGATGCCGGTGACAATCAGCAGCAGGCACATGGAGGCGCTGGTGATGGCAAGCGCGCGGTACACAGTGAATTTGTCAATCCGGCGGTGGATGAAGATGGTGTCTTCCTTGCCACGCAGGATGGAAACAACGGTGCAGACCAACACCAGGACAGTTGTGGTCTTAATGCCGCCGCCGGTGGAGCCGGGCGCCGCGCCGATGAACATCAACAGTACGGTGAAGAGCTTTGTAAAGTCATGTTCCTGTGCAATATTAACAGAGGCGAAGCCGGCGGTGCGCGCGGAAATGGACTGGAACAGAGCGGCATTCAGCTTTGCGCCGAAGTCCGGCAGATTTTTCAGCGTATTGTCGTACTCCAGAATGAAAAAGACAAGGGTGCCCAGCACAATCAGCAGTGCCGCCATGAGCAGCACAACACGGGAGTGAAAGTTCAGCCCGCGGCGCTGGCTGTGATGTGCCAGCGGCTGCAGCTTGGCGTGGAAAATATCGCTGATTACAACAAAGCCCAGCCCGCCTATGACAATCAGCGCGCCGATGGTCAGGCAGACCAATGGGTCGGCGGCAAAGGGGATGAGGTTGCCATCTTTCATGATGTTTCCCACAATGTCGAACCCCGCGTTGCAGTATGCGGAAACCGCCAGAAACACGGAAACCCAAATGCCGTGCGCCCCCATCATGGGGATGAAACGAATCATGAGCAGCAGCGCACCGACTGCTTCACACGCGAAGGTAAAGGTAATAATCATGCGGATTAGGCTCCCGATTTCGCCGCTGTCACCGTTGGTATTCTGCACGGCAAGCTGCAAGTTGCGCAGCCCCAGCTTCTTTCGCAGCAGCAAACTCATGCCGGTGGTAAAGGTGACCAGTCCCAGCCCGCCCAGCTGAATCAAGGTCAGAATAATGACCTGCCCGGCGGTGGTCCAGTGAAAGTATGTGTCGAACAGCACCAGTCCGGTTACGCAGGTGGCGGAGCCGGCAGTGAACAGGGCGTCCAGAAAAGTGGTGCTTTGCCCGCCCTTGGTGGCGAAAGGCAGCGAGAGCAGGCACGCGCCCACGAGGATGATGACTGCAAAGCTGATGACGATTAGCCGCACGGGCGGAATCCGGTGCAGCCGCATTTTTATCTTTGACAGCATAGAAATGGCCTCCTGATTTTTACTTGCATTATCGTAACCACATTATCTTAGCACAAACCACGGGCTTCGTACAGACAGATTTGCTTATTTTCCCATTCTTTCATGTGAGTGATGCAGTGTTCATAAAATGTATAAAGTATCTTCAAAAATCATGTGATATTTAGTGGTATTCTGAACCTTAATTGCAGTCGCACGGAAAAAACAATACTTTTCCGCCGGTACGGTTGCATCTTTCTAAAAATTTTATTATAATTTGGAGGGTTCAAGATGGCTGATATTGAAAAACTGGTAGAAAAGAAACACTGGGACAAGCTTAAGAAAAAATATCTGACCGGCAGCCAGGAAGAACGTTTGGAACTTGCGAAGGCATGTGGGCTGGTTTCTGCGGACGAAACCGTCAATATGTTGGTGGCGCTGATGCAGGACGAGGACGCCGATGTGCAGGTGGCTGCGGTGGAGTCGCTCGGCAAAGTGGCAGACGATCATACCACGGCAAAGCTGCAGCTGCTGCTCAGCCAGACCCCCAAGGAGAACACCCGCCTGGCAGAGGCAATCCGGGAAGCTGTTCGCCAGGTGCGCGCCCGCCAGTAAGGCTTGTCTGCACCGGTTGGGGCGCGTGTTTCCTTTCTCCGCAGAGGATATGCAAAAGGAGGTGGCCGGTTGTCCAGCATTACCAAACTGGCGCTTGCCAATTCGCTGAAAAAACTGATGCTTCACCGGCCTTTGGACAAAATCACCGTAAAAGAGTTAGTGGAGAACTGCGGTGTGAACCGCCAGACCTTTTACTACCATTTCCGCGATATTTACGACCTGCTCGGCTGGATTTTTCAGACCGAGGCTTATGATGCCATTCTGGACTGTCAGAGCTATGACACTTGGCAGAAGGGCCTGCTTAAAATCCTGCAGTACGTGCAGAAAAACAGTGCATTCTGTGTGAATGCGTTTCGCTCGTTGGGGCGTGAGCAGCTGGAGTCCTTTTTAAACAATGCGACCTCCGCGCTGCTTTCCAGTGTGATGGACGAACTTTCGGAAGGCTATCGGCTTCGTGAAACGGACAAAACCTTTATTGTTCAATTCTTCACATTTGCCATTACCGGGATGCTGACCGACTGGATGCGCTCGGGTATGCAGGCGAAACCGGAAGCGCTGGTGCAGGAACTGGGCACCCTGATGGAAGGGCAGCTGAGCATGGCTATTAAACGGTACCAATACTGACGCAGAGGCTGTACCTGCTTTGCAAAACAGAATCAAAACATCCCCACCAAGGTGAACTTTCACTTTGGCGGGGATGTTTTTATGTGCGGGTGCGGTCAGGGGCGGTTCAACCGGCGGTAATCCGTGGGGCTGACACCCTCAAGCGCCTTAAATACACGGAAAAAGGTGCTGTGCGTGTTGAAGCCCACTGCCTGCCCAACCTCTGTGACACTTTTTCTGGTGGTGACCAGCAGCTTTTTGGCGGCATCCATGCGCGCGCGGTTGAGGTAATCGTGAAAATTGATGTGGACGCTTTCCTTGAAGGCTCTGGAAAGGTATTTGTCCGTAACGCCAAATTTTTCCGCGACTGCCTCTAGATACAGGTCATCCTGGTAGTGTGTGTCGATGAAGTCGGTGACTTCGTCGATAGAAAACTGCCGGTGAGCATCGGCTTTCTGTGCGGTGCGGTCAATCAGCTCATGCAGGAACTGTGCGGTCGTACCGGAGTCGGCAAAATCAAATTCTCCGGAAAGGTCGGGAAAGTCCTTACTCCACGGCAGGGGCAGACTGCCGGTTTTGACCGCGCGCAGAATACAGGCAAACAGATACTGCCAGAGTTTCACAGACTCGCTGTGCGGCAGGCTGCGGGCGGCGTTCTGCTTTAAAATGGTGTCGAGAACCGCGTGTGCCTCTGCACAGTGTCCCTGCAAAACGGCGTAGTACAGTTGGTTGTCCTGTGCAGTCGTAAAGGAAAAGTACACGCGGTCTCCGCTGCCGCTGTAGATTTGCACACAGCGCTCCGGCGGGCTGCCGTCCGGCACGGTGTTTAGGGCGGCGCGTGCTTCCTGATAAGCTTCGTGCAGGCGCGAAAGTTCCACACAGCTGCGGCTGATGCCGGCGGAAAAGCTGATTAGGGCACTGTCATACTGAAAGAAGCCGAAAACAGTGGCAAGCTCCGGTACCAGCTGCTCCGCCTGAAACTGGTCGGCAATGTTCAGAATGATGCCAATCTGGTTTTTCTGCAGGTTGATTACGTGGCAAACGTAGCCCTTGCTCAGCTGCACCTTTAAAGCCTGCAGCAGAAACTTCAGAATTTTGTGCCGATCTTCATCCGTAAAGGCACTGCGGAACGCGTTGCTGAACTGCGTTTGCAATACGGCAACGCAGAAGTGCGCGTGCGGCAGGCTGTCTACACTGTTGTCTCCGTAGGGCAGCTCCCGCGCGGCAGCATCCGGATTGGTCATGAGGTTGACCAGATGCTGCTCGGAGAGAATGGGAACAAATGTGGAGATGTCTTTCTGCATATCGCCAACGCGGTCTGCCAGAAAGTCCACAATGTTTGCATCGCCGGTGCCGGCTTCTTTTCCTTTGTGGGCAATGCTGCCGATAAGCGTTTTCATCGGGCGGAGGATGTAGCTGTGAAAAACATAGAACAACGCACCGAAAATGGCGGCAGTCAGCAGGATAATTGTAATGAAAAACAGATTCATGGACTGCATGGTGCTGTAAAATGAAGTCTTCGGTGTAAAGGACAAAAAGCGGTAGTGAGCATAGGAGAAGTTGGAAGCGCCGGAGTTGACGACATAGCGTTTTCCCTGCAGGGAAAGCTCCAGGCAGCCGGTGCTGCCCGCATCCAAAAAGCGGTGCTGCACCGTTTGATTGCCGAGGAACGCGGTGGCTTTGTCTGTATCTGTCGAGGCTATGATGGTTCCTTTTTTATCGGCAACGACCAGCACTTCATCCTCGCTTTTTCGGTAGCTCTGCAGGGTCTTTTCTACCATATCCTGATTCAGACATACAACAAACAGGTTTTGACTTTTGGATTCGGTCAGCGCATCGGTCAGCACCGGAATGACGCGGTGCCAGGTGATGCTGGAAGCACTGGTAGAGGGCTTGTGCTCAATGGTGGTGGGGGTGTTGATGGCAAAGGAGTAGGAGGCGCCTTCGTAAGTAGCCCAGTAGTGGGCGCTGTAGTCGGAGAAAATGCAGCTTTGGGTAAAGAAATTGTCCGCATTCGTCAGCCCCTCGCCGCTGAGCACCGTCTTCTGCCCCCGCAAGTACACAAAGGAACTGTCCACCAGATCCAGGGTGGCGTTGTAGTTGACCAGAGCTTTGGTGGCGTCGTAAACCGTAGGGGCATCGTCCTTGCTGGCCATGTTGTAGAACAGGTTGTAAAAGCTTTCGGTGTTGATGAGCAGGCGAGAGTTGACTTGAATTTTTTTAACGGTATTGTCCAAAAACGTGCTTGCACTGGACAGCCGGTGCTGCGCTTCGCTTTGCAGGTCTGCACGCGTGCGGAGGGTATAATTGCAGTAATACACAGCTGAAAACGTTGCAAGAATTGCAATGGGCAGCAGCAGGCAGATAAAAAAGTAACGGTACGGTCGGTAGCCCGCCAGCGTGCTGCGCACCTTTTTCCACAGACCCCGAAGTTTCGGCAATTTCATTAGCAAAACCCTCTCAATACCGCAGAAATGTGCGGAAAGTTTCGTTTGCATTGCATTCTGCCTGTAATTTTGTAAAGAAATCCACCAATACGCAGGCAGCTTTTGTTGCAGATATACGAAAAGTATAAAGGACTTCCCTGAAAAAGTCAATTCCTAGACATGAAAAAGAAAATTGTTATCTGGCGGAAAGCTGCAATCAAAACGGCAGATCTGCCAAAAACGAAAATGCAATGTGCGCGAAAACTGCTTTGTTCTGTAGGCGGAAATCTGCAATCTGTGAAGAAACTGTTACTGGAATTTGAACGTAATGCCTGCTATGCTGAAATCAGCGGTGCAGGGGACGCACGGCGGCCCGCCGCACCGCGAAAATGCATTTACACTACTATAAACCTGCAGCACGCCGAAAGCCATTGGGCGGTGCTGCCGATGGGAGGACAAGAAACATGGCACAGTCAGTTGCAGCCGGCCGTGTGCAGAAGCCTGCGGGCAGAGCGCGGGGAAGCGGGCCAGACAGAAAGCAGAAGTGGAAGCGAATCCGCAAGGATTGGCAGCTGTATACGTTCCTGGTGATTCCGGTCGTCTATTTTCTCATCTTTAAGTATCTGCCGATGGTCGGCAACGTAATTGCTTTCCGGAAGTATGTGCCCGCCAAGTCTATTTTCGGC encodes:
- a CDS encoding helix-turn-helix domain-containing protein, producing MKLPKLRGLWKKVRSTLAGYRPYRYFFICLLLPIAILATFSAVYYCNYTLRTRADLQSEAQHRLSSASTFLDNTVKKIQVNSRLLINTESFYNLFYNMASKDDAPTVYDATKALVNYNATLDLVDSSFVYLRGQKTVLSGEGLTNADNFFTQSCIFSDYSAHYWATYEGASYSFAINTPTTIEHKPSTSASSITWHRVIPVLTDALTESKSQNLFVVCLNQDMVEKTLQSYRKSEDEVLVVADKKGTIIASTDTDKATAFLGNQTVQHRFLDAGSTGCLELSLQGKRYVVNSGASNFSYAHYRFLSFTPKTSFYSTMQSMNLFFITIILLTAAIFGALFYVFHSYILRPMKTLIGSIAHKGKEAGTGDANIVDFLADRVGDMQKDISTFVPILSEQHLVNLMTNPDAAARELPYGDNSVDSLPHAHFCVAVLQTQFSNAFRSAFTDEDRHKILKFLLQALKVQLSKGYVCHVINLQKNQIGIILNIADQFQAEQLVPELATVFGFFQYDSALISFSAGISRSCVELSRLHEAYQEARAALNTVPDGSPPERCVQIYSGSGDRVYFSFTTAQDNQLYYAVLQGHCAEAHAVLDTILKQNAARSLPHSESVKLWQYLFACILRAVKTGSLPLPWSKDFPDLSGEFDFADSGTTAQFLHELIDRTAQKADAHRQFSIDEVTDFIDTHYQDDLYLEAVAEKFGVTDKYLSRAFKESVHINFHDYLNRARMDAAKKLLVTTRKSVTEVGQAVGFNTHSTFFRVFKALEGVSPTDYRRLNRP
- a CDS encoding TrkH family potassium uptake protein, whose translation is MLSKIKMRLHRIPPVRLIVISFAVIILVGACLLSLPFATKGGQSTTFLDALFTAGSATCVTGLVLFDTYFHWTTAGQVIILTLIQLGGLGLVTFTTGMSLLLRKKLGLRNLQLAVQNTNGDSGEIGSLIRMIITFTFACEAVGALLLMIRFIPMMGAHGIWVSVFLAVSAYCNAGFDIVGNIMKDGNLIPFAADPLVCLTIGALIVIGGLGFVVISDIFHAKLQPLAHHSQRRGLNFHSRVVLLMAALLIVLGTLVFFILEYDNTLKNLPDFGAKLNAALFQSISARTAGFASVNIAQEHDFTKLFTVLLMFIGAAPGSTGGGIKTTTVLVLVCTVVSILRGKEDTIFIHRRIDKFTVYRALAITSASMCLLLIVTGIITTFDPQINGVDALFEATSAFGTVGLSAGVTPRLSAVSKIALILMMYIGRVGPLSLGLAISLRRGHLHADSVLPEGKIIVG
- a CDS encoding TetR/AcrR family transcriptional regulator C-terminal domain-containing protein, coding for MSSITKLALANSLKKLMLHRPLDKITVKELVENCGVNRQTFYYHFRDIYDLLGWIFQTEAYDAILDCQSYDTWQKGLLKILQYVQKNSAFCVNAFRSLGREQLESFLNNATSALLSSVMDELSEGYRLRETDKTFIVQFFTFAITGMLTDWMRSGMQAKPEALVQELGTLMEGQLSMAIKRYQY
- a CDS encoding potassium channel family protein, which gives rise to MNVLVIGCGRLGVRLAALLDERGHEVAVVDESAAMLAHLPEDFSGLAVTGMPMDMAVLKSAGIENCDAVAVVTPDDNLNITISQVAREFFHIDNVVARISDPSRESVFAAFGLHTVCPTKMAATSIYNAITEPWENRQLTFGTASVAFRVWEADHAHQGRLLQEAPHFSEEAVFAVVRANGSMELAQPNQFDQKLNEGDHVLLASVTD
- a CDS encoding GNAT family N-acetyltransferase translates to MKITYTENDLRVEEYESLRAQVQWKPFTRRQSAAALQNSLYVLCARTETGEPVGMGRIVGDGATICYVQDLVVVPACRCRHIGTELIHRLRAYVRTLVTGGETMRLCLMCALGREGFYENCGFLTRPTPELGPGMISWLQAEHT
- a CDS encoding potassium channel family protein, producing the protein MNVVILGGGKLGRQLARNMLDRKNTVHLIEKDKLRCMHLANELDIEIICGDGTEIEVLRRAQTEHADCFLAVGGSDQDNLVACQLAKKEFGAQKVIARANDPRNLPVLRTLGTELVVSSTEIITNLIEQEVDMAEMHMLATLNKGRAAISAVTLPDNTELEGVALKDLSLPAGSLLISVVRGETMMVPNGDTMFQPGDEIVAVCEGASQRKLQALLTATRG
- a CDS encoding HEAT repeat domain-containing protein; protein product: MADIEKLVEKKHWDKLKKKYLTGSQEERLELAKACGLVSADETVNMLVALMQDEDADVQVAAVESLGKVADDHTTAKLQLLLSQTPKENTRLAEAIREAVRQVRARQ